A genome region from Triticum aestivum cultivar Chinese Spring chromosome 2B, IWGSC CS RefSeq v2.1, whole genome shotgun sequence includes the following:
- the LOC123044608 gene encoding isopentenyl-diphosphate Delta-isomerase I, translated as MAGTGDDAGMDEVQRRLMFDDECILVDEQDNVVGHESKYTCHLMEKIESLNLLHRAFSVFLFNSKHELLLQQRSATKVTFPLVWTNTCCSHPLYRESELIQENFLGVRNAAQRKLLDELGIPAEDVPVDQFTPLGRMLYKAPSDGKWGEHELDYLLFIVRDVKLVPNPDEVADVKYVSREQLRELIQQADTGEGGVKLSPWFRLVVDNFLMGWWEHLEKGTLAEAVDMETIHKLKLLLCQREMSVAFSLLRFPGPKTSTGCHMEGVLPWSKERRTQGWRKKFMWSSSQ; from the exons ATGGCCGGCACGGGCGACGACGCCGGGATGGACGAGGTCCAGAGGCGCCTCATGTTCGACGATGA ATGCATTTTGGTAGATGAACAGGACAACGTTGTTGGCCATGAATCAAAATATACCT GCCATCTGatggagaagattgagtctctgaACCTGCTCCACAGGGCTTTCAGCGTATTCCTTTTCAACTCAAAACATGAGCTGCTACTTCAG CAAAGATCTGCAACGAAGGTTACGTTTCCTTTAGTATGGACCAACACCTGCTGCAGCCATCCTCTGTACCGTGAATCTGAGCTTATTCAGGAAAACTTTCTTG GTGTCAGAAATGCTGCTCAGAGGAAGCTCCTCGATGAGCTGGGCATCCCGGCTGAAGATGTGCCTGTTGACCAGTTCACCCCTCTCGGTCGGATGCTTTACAAGGCACCATCTGATGGGAAATGGGGCGAACATGAGC TGGACTACCTGCTGTTCATCGTGCGCGACGTGAAGCTGGTCCCGAACCCGGACGAAGTGGCTGACGTGAAGTACGTGAGCCGGGAGCAACTGCGGGAGCTCATCCAGCAGGCGGACACCGGCGAGGGCGGCGTGAAGCTGTCCCCCTGGTTCAGGCTGGTGGTGGACAACTTCCTCATGGGCTGGTGGGAGCACTTGGAGAAAGGCACGCTCGCGGAGGCGGTGGACATGGAAACCATCCACAAGCTCAA GCTTTTGTTGTGCCAACGGGAGATGTCTGTGGCATTTAGCTTGCTCCGCTTTCCTGGTCCAAAAACATCCACGGGCTGTCACATGGAGGGCGTGCTACCCTGGAGCAAGGAAAGGAGAACCCAAGGCTGGCGGAAGAAATTCATGTGGTCTTCTTCCCAATGA